The genomic segment CCAGCAATGACCAAGCGTCGCATCACGCCCGCCGAGGCCCAGTACAACGAAACCCGCGCCAACGTCCTGAAACGGGTCGATGCCGAGTATGTGGCCGATGCGCCGTTCGTCTTTGCCAACCGCATTGGCGTGACCGCTGCCCTGTCGCGCATGGAGCTGTTCAAGAAAGTCGCCGAAATACCGGGCGCGATCATCGAGTGCGGCGTGTACAAGGGCAACTCGCTGATGCTCTACATGCACTTGTCGATGATCCTGGAACCCTATGCGATCAACCGCTCGATCATTGGCTTCGACACGTTCGAAGGCTTCCAGAGCATCGACAAGAAAGAAGACCCGGCCGACGTCAACGAGACCATGTTCTCCGACACCGACCAGTCGCTGATCCAGGACATGATCGACGCCAACGACCTGCTGCGCCCGGTCAACCGTATCCCGCGTTGCGAGCTGGTCAAGGGCGACATCGTCAAGACCGTGCCGGAGTGGGTCAAGACTCGCCCGGACCTGGTCGTCGCCATGCTGATCCTCGACACCGACCTGTACGAATCGACCAAAG from the Pseudomonas sp. N3-W genome contains:
- a CDS encoding TylF/MycF/NovP-related O-methyltransferase, with translation MTKRRITPAEAQYNETRANVLKRVDAEYVADAPFVFANRIGVTAALSRMELFKKVAEIPGAIIECGVYKGNSLMLYMHLSMILEPYAINRSIIGFDTFEGFQSIDKKEDPADVNETMFSDTDQSLIQDMIDANDLLRPVNRIPRCELVKGDIVKTVPEWVKTRPDLVVAMLILDTDLYESTKVALETFLPYMPKGAVVVLDEVAYRNFPGETKALREVLDLNKIELKRLPFDSCVGYFHV